In Pseudomonas fluorescens, a genomic segment contains:
- a CDS encoding LysR family transcriptional regulator: MDLFQAMSVYVKVVESGSMTAAAHACGMSTTMVGNHLRALEQRLGVSLLKRTTRKQSLTEFGGQYYQRCLEVLGLVADSEQLAEQAHSDVPRGTLRITAPPAFGTERLAPALSEFSRRYPQIKLYVVLSNQRMDLVDSGFDVAIRLGELEPSSLIARPMQDYTMTLCASPDYLARHGMPQVPEHLQQHDCLAFAYPSTDDWRNADKLWRMTGDEGEVEIPVSGSLTINSSQALRQAAVQGMGIVMLPDALVQPDLQTGKLVALLTTYQLPSRPMHLLYPQDRYRLPKLRAFVDFVMEQWAR, translated from the coding sequence ATGGATTTATTCCAGGCGATGTCGGTGTATGTGAAAGTGGTCGAGAGCGGCAGCATGACCGCCGCCGCCCACGCCTGCGGAATGTCGACCACCATGGTCGGCAACCACCTGCGCGCGCTCGAGCAACGGCTGGGAGTCAGCCTGCTCAAGCGCACCACGCGCAAGCAAAGCCTGACGGAGTTCGGTGGGCAGTATTACCAGCGTTGCCTGGAAGTGCTGGGGTTGGTGGCCGACTCCGAGCAATTGGCCGAACAGGCCCACAGCGACGTCCCCCGCGGCACCCTGCGCATCACGGCGCCCCCCGCCTTCGGCACCGAACGCCTGGCACCGGCCTTGAGCGAGTTCTCCCGGCGCTACCCGCAGATCAAGCTGTACGTGGTGCTCAGCAACCAGCGCATGGACCTGGTCGACAGCGGTTTCGACGTGGCGATCCGCCTGGGTGAACTGGAACCCTCAAGCTTGATCGCACGGCCCATGCAGGATTACACCATGACCCTGTGCGCCTCGCCGGATTACCTGGCGCGACACGGCATGCCACAGGTGCCCGAGCATCTGCAACAGCATGACTGCCTGGCATTCGCCTACCCGTCGACCGACGATTGGCGCAACGCCGACAAACTGTGGCGCATGACCGGGGATGAGGGCGAGGTGGAGATTCCAGTATCGGGCTCGTTGACCATCAACAGCTCGCAAGCCCTGCGCCAGGCCGCAGTGCAAGGCATGGGCATCGTTATGCTGCCGGATGCCCTGGTGCAGCCCGACCTGCAAACCGGCAAGCTGGTGGCCCTATTGACCACCTACCAACTGCCCAGCCGCCCCATGCACCTGCTGTACCCCCAGGACCGCTATCGCCTGCCCAAGTTGCGCGCCTTTGTGGATTTCGTCATGGAACAGTGGGCGCGCTAG
- the punC gene encoding purine nucleoside transporter PunC, with protein sequence MKNSFGFTWYLAGLSMLGYLAMDMYLPAFGAMGEQLQIGAGAVGASLSIFLAGFAVGQLLWGPLSDRLGRKPILVTGLSLFVLGCAGMFWVETAPQLLALRFIQAIGVCSAAVSWQALVIDRYPADKAHRVFASIMPLMSLSPALAPLLGAMVLNHFGWQAIFAVLLGVSLLLLLPTLFLRALPKRPAAEGEPARLGYGQLLGSRVFTGNVMIFAACSASFFAWLTASPFILGDMGYSPNDIGLSYVLPTLAFLVGGYSCRSALQRFQGKTLLPWLLVAYCISMVALYLVATLTVPTLTTLLIPFCLMALVNGASYPIVVANALMPFAENSGKAAALQNTLQLGLCFLSSLVVSSMLEQPLLITALVMLATAPLAVLGYWLARPKAGRSELVTDLKLE encoded by the coding sequence ATGAAAAACTCTTTTGGTTTCACCTGGTATCTGGCGGGGCTGAGCATGCTCGGTTACCTCGCCATGGACATGTACTTGCCGGCGTTTGGCGCCATGGGCGAGCAATTGCAGATCGGCGCCGGCGCGGTGGGCGCCAGCCTGAGTATTTTCCTCGCCGGCTTTGCGGTGGGGCAGTTGCTGTGGGGGCCGTTGTCTGACCGACTCGGGCGCAAACCGATCCTGGTCACCGGCCTGAGCCTGTTCGTGCTGGGCTGCGCGGGGATGTTCTGGGTCGAGACGGCGCCGCAGCTGCTGGCCTTGCGTTTTATCCAGGCGATTGGCGTGTGTTCCGCCGCGGTCAGTTGGCAGGCCTTGGTGATTGACCGTTATCCGGCTGACAAAGCCCACCGTGTATTCGCCAGTATCATGCCGCTGATGTCATTGTCGCCCGCCCTGGCCCCGCTGTTGGGCGCGATGGTGTTGAATCACTTTGGCTGGCAGGCGATTTTCGCGGTGTTATTGGGCGTCTCGCTGCTGTTGCTGCTGCCTACGTTATTCCTACGTGCCTTGCCCAAACGCCCTGCCGCAGAGGGCGAGCCTGCGCGCCTGGGCTACGGGCAGTTGCTCGGCTCTCGGGTATTCACCGGCAACGTCATGATCTTTGCGGCGTGCTCGGCCAGTTTTTTCGCCTGGCTGACCGCGTCGCCCTTCATCCTCGGTGACATGGGCTACAGCCCCAATGACATCGGCTTGAGCTATGTGCTGCCGACCCTCGCCTTCCTGGTCGGTGGCTACAGTTGCCGCAGCGCCTTGCAGCGTTTCCAGGGCAAGACACTGTTGCCGTGGTTGTTGGTGGCCTATTGCATCAGCATGGTGGCGTTGTACCTGGTCGCCACCTTGACCGTGCCGACCCTGACCACCTTGCTGATCCCGTTCTGCCTGATGGCCCTGGTCAATGGCGCCAGCTATCCGATCGTGGTGGCGAATGCGCTGATGCCCTTCGCAGAAAATTCCGGCAAGGCCGCAGCGCTGCAAAACACCCTGCAATTGGGGCTGTGCTTTCTCAGCAGCCTGGTGGTGTCGTCGATGCTCGAGCAGCCGCTGTTGATCACGGCGCTGGTGATGCTGGCGACTGCGCCGTTGGCGGTGCTGGGTTACTGGCTGGCGCGGCCGAAAGCGGGCCGCTCGGAACTGGTAACGGATCTGAAACTGGAGTGA
- a CDS encoding proline iminopeptidase-family hydrolase — protein MEFIEKIREGYAAFGAYQTWYRITGDLTTGRTPLVIIHGGPGCTHDYVDAFKDVAASGHAVIHYDQLGNGRSTHLPDKDPSFWTVSLFLDELNNLLDHLQISDDYAILGQSWGGMLGSEHAILQPKGLRAFIPANSPTCMRTWVSEANRLRKLLPEGVHETLLKHEAAGTYQDPEYLAASRIFYDQHVCRVNPWPEEVARTFAAVDADPTVYHAMSGPTEFHVIGSLKDWNVIGRLSAIKVPTLVISGRHDEATPLVVKPFLDEIADVRWALFEDSSHMPHVEERQACMGTVVKFLDEACSTPHTALKAG, from the coding sequence ATGGAATTCATCGAAAAAATCCGCGAAGGGTATGCGGCCTTTGGCGCTTACCAGACCTGGTACCGCATCACTGGCGACCTGACCACCGGCCGCACACCGTTGGTGATCATCCATGGGGGCCCCGGCTGCACCCATGACTACGTCGACGCCTTCAAGGACGTCGCCGCCAGCGGTCATGCCGTGATCCACTACGATCAACTGGGCAATGGGCGCTCCACCCACTTGCCCGACAAAGACCCCTCCTTCTGGACCGTCAGCCTGTTCCTCGATGAGCTGAACAACCTGCTGGACCACCTGCAAATCAGCGATGACTACGCGATCCTCGGGCAATCCTGGGGCGGCATGCTCGGCAGTGAGCATGCGATCCTGCAACCCAAGGGCCTGCGCGCCTTCATCCCGGCCAACTCGCCCACCTGCATGCGCACCTGGGTCAGCGAAGCCAACCGCCTGCGCAAACTGCTGCCCGAAGGCGTGCATGAAACCCTGCTCAAGCATGAAGCCGCCGGCACCTACCAAGACCCGGAATACCTCGCCGCCTCGCGGATTTTCTATGACCAGCACGTGTGCCGGGTCAACCCCTGGCCTGAAGAGGTAGCCCGCACCTTCGCCGCGGTCGATGCCGACCCGACGGTGTACCACGCCATGAGCGGCCCTACCGAGTTCCACGTGATTGGCAGCCTGAAGGACTGGAACGTGATCGGCCGCCTGTCGGCGATCAAGGTGCCGACCCTGGTGATTTCCGGCCGGCATGACGAGGCGACGCCGCTGGTGGTCAAGCCGTTCCTGGACGAAATCGCGGATGTGCGCTGGGCACTGTTTGAAGACTCCAGCCACATGCCCCATGTGGAAGAGCGCCAGGCGTGCATGGGCACGGTGGTGAAGTTCCTGGATGAGGCGTGCTCGACGCCGCACACAGCCCTCAAGGCTGGCTGA
- the punR gene encoding DNA-binding transcriptional activator PunR produces MWSEYSLDVVDAVARHGSFSAAAQELHRVPSAISYTVRQLEEWLAVPLFVRRHRDVELTPAGRLFIDEARGVMKKMLGTRRLCQQVANGWSGQLKVAVDSIVKPQRCRQLVLDFYRQFPEVELLLEYEVYNGVWDALADERTDIVIGATSAVPVASHFTFRDMGLLNWLCVVSSQHPLAGIKGLLNDDQLRPFASLCMTDTSRNLPKRDTWTLDNQRRLVVPNWASAIDCLRDGLCVGMAPAHQVLPWIERGELVALQLSRPFPASPSCVAWAQNKVSPAMRWLLEYLGDTETMNQEWLNGSDR; encoded by the coding sequence ATGTGGTCCGAATACTCCCTGGATGTGGTTGATGCGGTCGCGCGTCACGGCAGCTTCAGCGCTGCGGCCCAGGAACTGCACCGCGTGCCATCGGCCATCAGCTATACGGTGCGCCAACTGGAAGAGTGGCTGGCCGTGCCGTTGTTTGTGCGGCGCCATCGCGATGTCGAACTCACCCCCGCTGGCCGTCTATTTATAGATGAAGCGCGGGGCGTGATGAAAAAAATGCTCGGTACACGGCGCTTGTGCCAGCAGGTGGCCAATGGCTGGAGCGGCCAGTTGAAGGTCGCGGTGGATTCCATCGTCAAACCCCAGCGTTGCCGGCAATTGGTGCTGGATTTCTATCGACAGTTTCCCGAGGTGGAATTGCTGCTGGAATACGAGGTGTACAACGGCGTGTGGGACGCCCTGGCCGATGAACGTACCGACATTGTGATCGGCGCCACCAGCGCGGTGCCGGTGGCCAGTCACTTCACCTTTCGCGACATGGGGCTGTTGAACTGGCTGTGCGTGGTCAGCAGCCAGCATCCGCTCGCCGGCATCAAAGGCTTGCTCAATGACGACCAACTGCGCCCCTTCGCCTCGCTGTGCATGACCGATACGTCACGCAACCTGCCCAAGCGCGACACCTGGACCCTGGACAACCAGCGCCGCCTGGTGGTGCCTAACTGGGCCTCGGCGATCGACTGCCTGCGCGATGGCCTGTGCGTTGGCATGGCGCCAGCGCATCAAGTGCTGCCCTGGATCGAACGCGGTGAGCTGGTGGCCCTGCAATTGAGCCGCCCCTTCCCCGCCAGCCCGTCGTGCGTGGCGTGGGCGCAGAACAAGGTGTCCCCCGCCATGCGTTGGTTGCTGGAGTACTTGGGCGACACCGAGACGATGAACCAGGAGTGGTTGAATGGGAGTGACCGTTGA
- a CDS encoding HAD family hydrolase, with amino-acid sequence MTIRAVVFDFGGVLFDWNPHHLYRKLIADDHERQWFLDTICTQAWNTEQDAGRTLAEATRSLIAQYPQHETLISAYYDRWHEMLRGPLPEGVAILEALHHADMPLFGLTNWSAETFPYARANYPFLQCFRDIVVSGELKLIKPDAAIYHASLAQVRAHLPDIQPSEVVFIDDVAGNIEAAVALGWQGIHHVSAERTAARLRELGVGF; translated from the coding sequence ATGACGATTCGTGCAGTCGTTTTTGATTTTGGCGGTGTCCTGTTCGATTGGAACCCGCACCACCTGTACCGCAAGCTGATTGCCGACGATCACGAACGGCAGTGGTTCCTCGACACCATCTGTACCCAGGCCTGGAACACCGAGCAGGACGCGGGTCGTACCCTGGCCGAGGCTACGCGCAGCCTGATCGCGCAATACCCCCAGCACGAAACCTTGATCTCGGCCTATTACGACCGCTGGCATGAAATGCTGCGCGGCCCGTTACCGGAGGGCGTGGCCATTCTCGAGGCGTTGCATCACGCCGACATGCCGCTGTTCGGGCTCACCAACTGGTCGGCCGAGACGTTCCCCTATGCGCGGGCCAACTACCCGTTCCTGCAGTGTTTTCGCGACATCGTGGTCTCCGGCGAGTTGAAGCTGATCAAGCCGGATGCCGCGATCTATCACGCCAGCCTCGCCCAGGTGCGTGCTCATCTGCCGGATATCCAGCCGAGCGAAGTGGTGTTCATCGACGACGTCGCCGGCAATATCGAGGCGGCTGTCGCCTTGGGTTGGCAGGGCATTCATCATGTGTCCGCCGAACGCACGGCCGCCCGCTTGCGGGAATTGGGCGTGGGCTTCTAG
- a CDS encoding LuxR family transcriptional regulator gives MLAKLTAFNNRLMPGRSLDEQMDNTFDLAQQLGFDALVYDYTPVPIDLNGELITPSVLELRNTPPDWHALWCSEGFYQIDPVQHLALSTVSPFVWSYDAKAQTALQQIIDPCHAPVSSYLHDRQLTCGVSVPIHLPRGGFASLTGLRTGKASVVLRDAQQTLSDFALITHALQEAAYPLFSKELRAYPHIRLTKRERECLKWAADGLTAAEIATQLSRSLAVVTLHLASAMHKLGAKNRVQAVVRATHYRLLED, from the coding sequence ATGCTGGCCAAGCTAACTGCGTTCAATAACCGTCTGATGCCGGGCAGGAGCCTGGATGAACAGATGGACAATACGTTCGACCTCGCCCAGCAGTTGGGCTTCGATGCGCTGGTGTATGACTACACCCCGGTGCCCATCGACCTCAATGGCGAGCTCATCACCCCCTCGGTGCTGGAATTGCGCAACACCCCGCCCGACTGGCATGCCTTGTGGTGCAGCGAAGGGTTCTACCAGATCGACCCCGTGCAGCACTTGGCCTTGAGCACGGTTTCGCCGTTTGTCTGGTCCTATGACGCCAAAGCCCAGACCGCCCTGCAGCAGATCATCGACCCCTGCCACGCGCCCGTGTCTTCTTACCTGCATGACCGCCAGCTGACCTGCGGCGTCAGCGTGCCGATCCACCTGCCCCGCGGCGGCTTTGCCTCGCTGACCGGCCTGCGCACCGGCAAGGCGAGCGTGGTGCTGCGGGATGCGCAGCAGACTCTGTCGGATTTCGCCCTGATTACCCATGCCTTGCAGGAAGCGGCCTACCCATTATTCAGCAAGGAGCTACGTGCCTACCCGCATATTCGCCTGACCAAACGTGAGCGCGAGTGCCTGAAATGGGCCGCCGATGGCCTGACCGCCGCCGAAATCGCCACCCAATTGAGCCGTTCCCTGGCAGTGGTCACCCTGCACCTGGCGTCGGCGATGCACAAATTAGGGGCAAAGAACCGGGTCCAGGCAGTGGTTCGCGCAACCCACTATCGCTTGCTGGAAGACTGA
- a CDS encoding aspartate aminotransferase family protein, translating into MTAACLMTTYQPLALSFTRGLGTRLWDQQGREYLDAVAGVAVTNVGHSHPKLVAAISEQAGLLLHTSNLYSIDWQQRLALRLTRLSGLDRAFFNNSGAEANETALKLARLHGWKKGIEQPLVVVMENAFHGRTLGTMAASDGPSVRLGFQRLPGDFLKVGFGDLAALEALTQQFGPRIAAVLLEPIQGESGVMVAPPGYLKALRDHCSRHGWLMMLDEIQTGIGRTGAWFAFQHEGIVPDVMTLAKGLGNGVPIGACLARAHVAELFTPGSHGSTFGGNPLACRVGCTVLDIIEEQGLLQNAAQQGERLLARLRVELNEHPQVLAIRGQGLMIGIELASPYRDLAQRAAQEHGLLINVTRGKVIRLLPPLTLEAKEVEMIVRAITRLLD; encoded by the coding sequence ATGACCGCCGCCTGCCTGATGACCACCTACCAACCCCTGGCCCTGAGCTTTACCCGTGGCTTGGGCACGCGCCTGTGGGACCAGCAGGGGCGTGAATACCTGGACGCGGTGGCGGGCGTGGCGGTGACCAACGTTGGGCACTCCCACCCAAAACTGGTAGCAGCCATCAGCGAACAGGCCGGCTTGCTGTTGCACACCTCCAACCTCTACAGCATCGACTGGCAACAACGACTGGCCCTGCGCCTGACCCGGCTGTCCGGCCTGGACCGCGCCTTCTTCAACAATTCCGGTGCCGAAGCCAACGAGACGGCACTGAAGCTGGCGCGCCTGCATGGCTGGAAAAAGGGCATCGAGCAGCCGTTGGTGGTGGTGATGGAAAACGCCTTCCACGGCCGCACCCTCGGCACCATGGCTGCCAGTGACGGACCGTCGGTACGCCTGGGCTTCCAGCGTTTGCCGGGGGATTTTCTCAAGGTGGGTTTTGGCGACCTGGCAGCCCTGGAGGCGCTGACTCAGCAGTTCGGCCCGCGTATTGCCGCTGTCCTGTTGGAGCCTATCCAGGGCGAAAGCGGCGTGATGGTCGCGCCGCCGGGTTATCTGAAAGCCTTGCGCGATCACTGCTCGCGCCATGGCTGGCTGATGATGCTCGATGAAATCCAGACCGGCATCGGACGTACTGGCGCTTGGTTTGCCTTCCAGCATGAAGGCATTGTTCCGGACGTGATGACCTTGGCCAAAGGCCTCGGCAACGGCGTACCTATCGGCGCGTGCCTGGCTCGGGCTCACGTGGCCGAGCTGTTCACGCCGGGCAGTCACGGCAGTACCTTTGGCGGCAATCCGCTGGCGTGTCGCGTCGGCTGCACCGTGCTCGACATTATCGAAGAGCAGGGGCTGTTGCAGAACGCCGCGCAACAGGGGGAGCGCCTGCTGGCGCGGTTACGGGTGGAATTGAATGAGCACCCGCAAGTGCTGGCGATTCGCGGGCAAGGCCTGATGATCGGGATCGAGTTGGCCAGCCCTTATCGCGACCTGGCCCAGCGTGCCGCCCAGGAGCATGGGCTGCTGATCAATGTGACGCGGGGCAAAGTCATTCGGCTGCTGCCGCCGCTAACCCTGGAGGCCAAGGAGGTCGAGATGATCGTGCGCGCCATCACGCGTTTACTGGATTGA
- a CDS encoding proline iminopeptidase-family hydrolase, whose product MWREIAPDQQYNVQVDGHNLVAYSFGDGDEVLLCLNGGPGLPCDYLRDAHGWLKDHNLRVVAFDQLGTGASARPTDVSLWEIRRYVEEVETVRQALGLGRVHLLGHSWGGWLAIEYAIHYPAALKSLILENTVGDIPHLSQELERLRGALGSETVAMMQRHEAMGTLDHPQYQAAITLLNYRHVCRLDEWPAPVKRSLDDWNMGPYETMQGPNEFLYIGNLKDWNRIPEMADFKMPMLITTGQHDELTPACAMRMKLAARHAELHVFPNSSHMPFYEEPHAYFPVLLDFLARHRG is encoded by the coding sequence ATGTGGCGTGAAATTGCCCCCGACCAGCAGTACAACGTGCAAGTCGACGGCCATAACCTCGTGGCCTACAGCTTTGGTGACGGCGATGAGGTGCTGCTGTGCCTCAACGGCGGTCCTGGCCTGCCGTGTGACTACTTGCGTGACGCCCATGGCTGGCTCAAAGACCATAACCTGCGAGTGGTTGCATTCGATCAGCTTGGCACTGGCGCTTCAGCCAGACCGACCGATGTTTCCCTGTGGGAAATCCGCCGTTATGTCGAAGAAGTCGAAACCGTGCGCCAGGCCCTGGGCCTGGGCCGTGTGCATTTGCTCGGCCATTCCTGGGGCGGCTGGCTGGCGATCGAATACGCTATCCATTACCCCGCCGCCCTGAAAAGCCTGATCCTGGAAAACACCGTCGGCGACATCCCGCACCTGTCCCAGGAACTGGAACGCCTGCGCGGCGCCCTGGGCAGCGAAACCGTGGCGATGATGCAACGCCATGAAGCCATGGGCACCCTGGACCACCCGCAGTACCAGGCGGCGATCACCTTGCTCAACTACCGTCACGTGTGTCGTCTGGACGAGTGGCCGGCACCGGTCAAGCGCTCCCTGGATGACTGGAACATGGGGCCCTACGAAACCATGCAGGGGCCGAATGAATTTCTCTATATTGGCAACCTCAAGGACTGGAACCGCATCCCCGAGATGGCCGATTTCAAGATGCCGATGCTGATCACCACCGGTCAGCATGATGAACTGACCCCGGCCTGCGCCATGCGCATGAAGCTGGCGGCTCGCCACGCCGAGCTGCATGTGTTCCCCAACAGCAGCCATATGCCCTTTTATGAAGAGCCTCACGCGTACTTCCCGGTGCTGCTGGACTTTCTTGCTCGCCATCGAGGCTGA
- a CDS encoding nucleobase:cation symporter-2 family protein: MTIPKASPQRPEDENLGVAANLAYGLQHVLTMYGGIVAVPLIVGQAAGLSPADIGLLIAASLFAGGLATLLQTLGLPFFGCQLPLVQGVSFAGVATMVAIVGSDGAGGVPAILGAVMAASLIGLLITPVFSRITQFFPPLVTGIVITTIGLTLMPVAARWAMGGNSRAADFGSMPNIGLAALTLVLVLLLSKIGSATISRLSILLAMVIGTLIAVLLGMADFSGVTQGPMFGFPAPFHFGMPTFHVAAIISMCIVVMVTLVETSADILAVGEIIDTKVDSKRLGNGLRADMLSSMFAPIFGSFTQSAFAQNVGLVAVTGVKSRFVVATGGLFLVILGLLPFMGRVIAAVPTSVLGGAGIVLFGTVAASGIRTLSKVDYRNNMNLIIVATSIGFGMIPIAAPSFYDHFPSWFATIFHSGISSSAIMAILLNLAFNHITAGNSDQQSVFVAGTERSLCFQDVAALREGDYFSGGKLFDAQGQEIPLVAQVSNKAARPETSDV, encoded by the coding sequence ATGACTATCCCGAAGGCGTCACCGCAGCGGCCGGAAGATGAGAATCTTGGCGTCGCCGCCAACCTGGCTTACGGCCTGCAGCATGTGCTCACCATGTACGGCGGCATCGTTGCCGTACCGTTGATCGTCGGCCAGGCGGCTGGGTTGTCGCCGGCGGATATCGGCCTGTTGATCGCCGCGTCGTTGTTTGCCGGTGGCCTGGCCACCTTGCTGCAAACCCTTGGCCTGCCGTTTTTTGGCTGCCAGTTGCCGCTGGTACAGGGCGTGTCGTTTGCCGGTGTGGCAACCATGGTGGCGATTGTCGGCAGTGATGGCGCTGGCGGGGTGCCAGCGATTCTGGGGGCGGTGATGGCGGCGTCGTTGATCGGGCTATTGATTACCCCGGTGTTCTCGCGGATCACCCAGTTTTTCCCACCGCTGGTGACCGGTATCGTGATCACCACCATCGGCCTGACCCTGATGCCCGTCGCGGCGCGGTGGGCCATGGGCGGCAACAGCCGCGCAGCCGACTTCGGCAGCATGCCGAACATCGGCCTGGCGGCGCTGACCCTGGTGCTGGTGTTGCTGCTGAGCAAGATCGGCAGTGCGACTATCTCGCGGTTGTCGATCCTGCTGGCGATGGTGATCGGCACGCTCATTGCGGTATTGCTGGGCATGGCCGACTTCTCCGGTGTCACCCAGGGGCCGATGTTCGGTTTCCCCGCGCCATTCCATTTCGGCATGCCGACCTTTCATGTGGCGGCGATCATTTCCATGTGTATCGTGGTGATGGTGACCCTGGTGGAAACCTCGGCAGATATCCTGGCGGTGGGTGAGATCATCGACACCAAGGTCGACTCCAAACGTCTCGGTAATGGCCTGCGTGCCGATATGCTGTCGAGCATGTTCGCGCCGATCTTCGGTTCGTTCACCCAAAGTGCATTCGCCCAGAACGTCGGCCTGGTGGCGGTGACGGGGGTGAAGAGTCGGTTTGTGGTGGCGACCGGTGGGCTGTTCCTGGTGATTCTCGGCCTGCTGCCCTTCATGGGGCGTGTCATTGCGGCCGTACCGACCTCGGTACTGGGCGGTGCCGGGATCGTGCTGTTCGGCACCGTGGCGGCCAGTGGTATTCGCACGCTGTCCAAGGTGGATTACCGCAACAACATGAACCTGATCATCGTCGCCACGTCCATCGGTTTCGGCATGATCCCCATCGCTGCGCCGAGTTTCTACGATCATTTTCCCAGCTGGTTCGCGACCATTTTCCACTCGGGCATCAGCTCGTCGGCGATCATGGCGATCCTGCTGAACCTGGCGTTCAACCACATCACCGCCGGTAACTCAGACCAGCAATCAGTGTTCGTGGCAGGGACGGAGCGCAGTTTGTGCTTCCAGGATGTGGCGGCCTTGCGCGAGGGGGATTACTTCAGCGGCGGCAAGTTGTTTGATGCACAGGGTCAGGAGATTCCACTGGTGGCGCAGGTGTCGAACAAAGCCGCGAGGCCGGAGACCAGCGACGTCTAG
- a CDS encoding nucleoside-binding protein → MKKALQGATVALTLLGGGEAVAMEWMNNSVGFRYGQQFTNPNNPDAFSKRIYSFTHASGYQYGSHFLNLDVFLSDNRDPRKGTDHGGSEVYAVYRHQLYASRVFDTPLGTGLIKDYAFTLGFDANRNNNFASARKRALVLGPTLKFNTFGVLDLSLMYYKERNHTGIPGAKESNHTFDDTYLLNLTWMRPFEIGNHGARFQGFINHVGDKGEDFHGRDTAAETLLRTALMVAVRPGKSVKPNLYLGVGYEYWHNKFGVDGGRGSRTSTPTVNMEVTF, encoded by the coding sequence ATGAAAAAGGCACTACAGGGCGCAACCGTGGCATTGACGCTCCTCGGCGGTGGGGAGGCCGTCGCGATGGAATGGATGAACAACAGCGTAGGATTTCGCTACGGCCAGCAGTTCACCAATCCGAACAACCCCGATGCATTCAGTAAACGCATCTACAGCTTTACCCACGCCAGCGGCTACCAGTACGGCAGTCACTTCCTGAACCTGGATGTGTTCCTGTCCGACAACCGCGACCCGCGCAAGGGCACCGACCACGGCGGCAGTGAGGTGTACGCGGTGTATCGGCACCAGTTGTATGCCTCTCGCGTCTTCGATACGCCGCTGGGTACCGGGTTGATCAAGGATTACGCCTTCACCCTGGGCTTCGATGCCAACCGCAACAACAACTTCGCCTCAGCCAGGAAACGCGCACTGGTGCTCGGCCCGACCTTGAAGTTCAACACCTTCGGCGTGCTGGACCTGAGCCTGATGTACTACAAGGAACGGAACCACACCGGCATTCCCGGCGCGAAAGAGTCGAACCACACGTTTGACGACACTTACCTGCTCAACCTGACCTGGATGCGCCCGTTCGAGATCGGCAACCACGGGGCCAGGTTCCAGGGGTTCATCAACCACGTCGGAGACAAGGGCGAGGACTTCCACGGCCGCGATACCGCAGCCGAAACCTTGCTGCGCACCGCGCTGATGGTGGCGGTGCGGCCGGGTAAAAGTGTTAAGCCGAACCTGTACCTTGGGGTGGGCTACGAGTACTGGCATAACAAATTCGGTGTGGATGGCGGCCGGGGCAGCCGCACATCGACGCCGACGGTGAATATGGAAGTGACCTTCTAG
- a CDS encoding ABC transporter permease, with product MNLARYRFVLSRPLQLLPVLFGISLITFVLVRSIPGDPARALLGSRSTPDALLKIRAQFGLDQPLWLQYFYFLKNLLKGDLGQSLLYKVDALKLIVTRIEPTLVLVLGSVVLALLIAIPLATLAARHKGGWADNLIRVFTTVGLGMPAFWLGLMLILLLSVQWGLFPVSGYGRTWLDKAHHMVLPCLTIALALSAVLVRNLRASMLMELQADHVTAARARGLSEAAVFRRHVLPNSLVPAVNLLAVNIGWLISGTVVIESLFAIPGIGQLLVRGIFTRDYMVVQGVAMVLACATVVVNFVADVVTVALDPRVKMQ from the coding sequence ATGAACCTGGCGCGCTACCGTTTTGTACTGTCCCGGCCCCTGCAATTGTTGCCGGTGCTGTTTGGCATCAGCCTGATCACCTTTGTGCTGGTACGCTCGATTCCCGGCGACCCCGCCCGCGCGCTGCTGGGCTCGCGCAGCACCCCGGACGCCTTGCTGAAAATCCGCGCGCAGTTCGGCCTCGACCAGCCGTTGTGGCTGCAATATTTCTACTTTCTCAAAAACCTGCTCAAGGGCGACCTCGGCCAATCGCTGCTGTACAAGGTCGATGCCCTGAAGCTGATCGTCACCCGCATCGAGCCGACGTTGGTGCTGGTCCTTGGCAGCGTGGTGCTGGCGCTGTTGATCGCGATACCGCTGGCGACCTTGGCGGCGCGGCATAAAGGTGGCTGGGCCGACAACCTGATCCGCGTATTCACCACGGTCGGCCTGGGCATGCCGGCATTCTGGCTGGGCTTGATGCTGATCCTGTTGCTCAGCGTGCAATGGGGCTTGTTCCCGGTGTCGGGCTACGGCCGCACCTGGCTGGACAAGGCGCACCATATGGTCCTGCCATGCCTGACCATCGCCCTGGCGTTGTCCGCGGTGCTGGTGCGCAACCTGCGGGCGAGCATGTTGATGGAGTTGCAGGCCGACCATGTCACCGCCGCCCGCGCCCGGGGGTTGTCGGAGGCTGCGGTGTTTCGCCGGCATGTGTTGCCCAATTCCCTGGTGCCGGCGGTCAACCTGCTGGCGGTGAACATCGGTTGGTTGATCAGCGGCACGGTGGTGATCGAAAGCCTGTTCGCCATTCCCGGCATCGGCCAGTTGCTGGTCCGTGGCATCTTTACCCGCGACTACATGGTGGTGCAGGGGGTGGCCATGGTGCTGGCCTGTGCGACGGTGGTGGTCAACTTTGTGGCGGATGTCGTGACCGTCGCCCTCGACCCACGGGTGAAAATGCAATGA